Proteins from a single region of Campylobacter sp. RM16704:
- a CDS encoding chorismate mutase / prephenate dehydrogenase translates to MKIGIVGLGLIGGSLGISLRENKLIDLVCGYDINKEYEQIALERKLVDKIVDFEALKKCDIVFLAIPVNAIVKILKEFKTISKDCTVIELGSTKEEIIKNLPQKLQKQFIAAHPMAGTENSGPNAAIKDLYKNAVCVLCDIQNADHIHQKRAIEIFSDLGMKLVFMDSISHDHHASIISHLPHVISFSLANFVMKEENKKNIAHLGGPSFKDMCRIAKSNPQMWSGIFQQNKQNLLNSINLFQKELQECKKMIEKSDISELENWIKDANKLREIL, encoded by the coding sequence ATGAAAATAGGCATAGTGGGACTTGGTTTAATAGGCGGATCATTAGGAATTAGTTTAAGAGAAAACAAATTGATAGATTTAGTTTGTGGATATGATATTAATAAAGAATATGAACAAATTGCTTTAGAAAGAAAATTGGTAGATAAAATCGTTGATTTTGAAGCACTAAAAAAATGTGATATAGTCTTTTTAGCTATTCCTGTAAATGCTATTGTAAAAATTTTAAAAGAATTTAAAACCATTTCTAAAGATTGTACTGTAATAGAGCTTGGAAGTACTAAGGAAGAAATTATTAAAAACTTACCACAAAAATTGCAAAAACAATTCATCGCAGCTCATCCTATGGCAGGAACTGAAAATAGTGGACCAAATGCAGCTATAAAGGACTTATATAAAAATGCTGTTTGTGTTTTGTGTGATATACAAAATGCAGATCATATACACCAAAAAAGAGCTATAGAAATTTTTTCTGATTTAGGAATGAAACTTGTGTTTATGGATAGTATTTCACATGATCATCATGCATCTATTATTTCGCATTTGCCTCATGTAATTAGTTTTTCTTTAGCAAATTTTGTTATGAAAGAAGAAAATAAAAAAAATATAGCTCATCTTGGCGGTCCTTCTTTTAAGGATATGTGTAGAATAGCTAAATCTAACCCTCAAATGTGGAGTGGAATTTTTCAACAAAATAAGCAAAATTTATTAAATTCTATTAATCTTTTTCAAAAAGAGCTACAAGAGTGTAAAAAAATGATAGAAAAAAGTGATATTAGCGAACTTGAAAATTGGATTAAAGATGCAAATAAATTAAGAGAAATTTTATAA
- a CDS encoding M23 family metallopeptidase, which translates to MIFTRKRSNKKWIAIIFLVILTFIVFVLNTSLFEKNAPSIQTKSDIIYSNLNEPISIEINDESVLKDIKVTLYKANEINGETLVNEHIKGNKKNIHFDLKLPKPAYKEKIDFYKLVIEARDNSFWNFFLGNQVIKEIKIIIDTKRPLVEILDNSYQIEQGGIGSVVFKAFDENLQEVYIVNNKDKIYQATPYVKEGYYAALVPWEATEEHFRAYVVAVDKAGNINKQRIRYYFANKKYRVSNIKVSDRFLDGKIEFLAQRYAPKDRDLSRLEKFKFVNEELRAFNEVIIHDITSKVPDTLINNFKINLFKPLKNGQKVADYADHRFYSYNNQAFSSSYHMGLDLASIKEAPIVSNNNGEVVFVQENGIYGLNIIIYHGFGIYTLYGHCTTAEVNVGDKVRAGDVIGTTGTTGLALGDHVHFGVLVQGVEVRPEQWQDAKWIKENIYNVLEASKKRILSE; encoded by the coding sequence ATGATTTTTACGCGTAAAAGATCAAACAAAAAATGGATTGCTATAATTTTTTTAGTAATCTTAACTTTTATAGTATTTGTTTTAAATACGAGTTTATTTGAGAAAAATGCCCCATCAATTCAAACAAAATCAGATATTATTTATAGTAATTTAAATGAACCTATATCAATAGAAATAAATGATGAAAGTGTTTTAAAAGATATTAAAGTAACTTTGTATAAGGCAAATGAGATTAATGGAGAAACTTTAGTTAATGAACATATTAAAGGTAACAAAAAAAATATTCATTTTGACTTAAAATTACCAAAACCAGCTTATAAAGAAAAAATTGATTTTTATAAACTTGTAATTGAAGCAAGAGATAATAGTTTTTGGAATTTTTTCCTAGGAAATCAAGTTATCAAGGAAATAAAAATTATTATAGACACCAAAAGACCTTTAGTAGAAATTTTAGATAATTCTTATCAAATAGAACAAGGTGGCATTGGTAGTGTAGTGTTTAAAGCATTTGATGAGAATTTGCAAGAGGTTTATATTGTAAATAATAAAGATAAGATATATCAGGCAACTCCTTATGTAAAAGAAGGTTATTATGCAGCTTTAGTTCCTTGGGAAGCGACTGAAGAACATTTTAGAGCTTATGTTGTAGCAGTAGATAAGGCAGGAAATATAAACAAACAAAGAATTAGATATTATTTTGCAAATAAAAAATATCGTGTTTCTAATATAAAAGTAAGTGATAGATTTTTAGATGGAAAAATAGAATTTTTAGCCCAACGGTATGCTCCAAAAGATAGAGATTTAAGTAGGCTTGAAAAATTCAAATTTGTAAATGAAGAATTAAGAGCTTTTAATGAAGTGATTATTCATGATATTACTAGTAAAGTTCCTGATACTTTGATTAATAATTTTAAAATTAATCTTTTCAAGCCTTTAAAAAATGGCCAAAAAGTAGCTGATTATGCTGATCATAGATTTTATTCTTATAATAATCAAGCTTTTAGCAGTTCTTATCATATGGGACTTGATTTAGCAAGTATAAAAGAAGCACCTATTGTAAGTAATAATAATGGAGAGGTTGTTTTTGTTCAAGAAAATGGAATTTATGGACTAAATATTATCATATATCATGGATTTGGAATTTATACTCTTTATGGACATTGTACAACAGCTGAAGTAAATGTAGGAGATAAAGTTAGAGCAGGTGATGTGATAGGAACAACTGGAACTACTGGTTTAGCATTAGGTGATCATGTGCATTTTGGAGTATTGGTGCAAGGTGTTGAGGTGCGACCTGAACAATGGCAAGATGCAAAATGGATAAAAGAAAATATCTATAATGTATTAGAAGCAAGTAAAAAAAGAATTTTAAGTGAATAA
- the lpxC gene encoding UDP-3-O-acyl-N-acetylglucosamine deacetylase codes for MNQTTIAREVKGVGIGLHKGEPINIKLEPLEAGNGIVFYRSDLGISYEAKPENVIDTQMATVIGDHRGYVSTIEHLMSAINAYGIDNVRIVLNANEAPVMDGSSIGFCMMLEEAGIKELDEAKKILVIKKTIEVKEGNKFVRLSPTNMPIINYTIEFDNPIIGKQNYCFEFSKENYINEIARARTFGFLKDVQALRAMNLGLGGSLENAVVIDDNRILNPEGLRFKDEFVRHKILDAIGDLTLLGFRVFGDYTSYAGSHKLNHLLTKELLKDFGAYEIVSLEKNTHKIYEKVFA; via the coding sequence ATGAATCAGACAACAATAGCAAGAGAAGTTAAAGGTGTTGGTATAGGTTTACATAAGGGTGAACCTATTAATATAAAGTTAGAGCCATTGGAGGCTGGTAATGGTATAGTATTTTACAGAAGTGATTTGGGAATTTCTTATGAAGCAAAACCTGAAAATGTGATTGATACTCAAATGGCTACTGTTATTGGTGATCATAGGGGGTATGTTTCCACTATAGAGCATTTAATGAGTGCTATAAACGCTTATGGAATCGATAATGTGCGTATAGTTTTAAATGCTAATGAGGCTCCTGTGATGGATGGTAGTAGTATAGGTTTTTGTATGATGCTTGAAGAAGCTGGCATAAAAGAGCTTGATGAAGCAAAAAAAATTTTAGTGATTAAAAAAACTATAGAAGTTAAAGAAGGTAATAAATTTGTACGTTTAAGTCCTACTAATATGCCTATTATAAATTATACAATTGAATTTGATAATCCTATCATAGGTAAGCAAAATTATTGTTTTGAATTTAGTAAGGAAAATTATATCAATGAAATTGCAAGAGCAAGAACTTTTGGATTTTTAAAAGATGTTCAAGCTTTAAGAGCTATGAATTTAGGTCTTGGTGGAAGTTTGGAAAATGCAGTTGTAATTGATGATAATCGTATTTTAAATCCTGAAGGATTGCGTTTTAAAGATGAATTTGTACGTCATAAAATTTTAGATGCTATTGGGGATTTAACCCTACTTGGATTTAGAGTTTTTGGAGATTATACCTCTTATGCAGGTTCACATAAACTTAATCATCTTTTAACTAAAGAACTCTTAAAGGATTTTGGAGCATATGAAATAGTAAGCTTAGAAAAAAATACACATAAAATTTATGAAAAGGTTTTTGCATAA
- a CDS encoding glycoprotease, with product MLGVYENDEILEMIESDLKVSEILPKIIQDLLSKYDFEELIYVHGPGSYMGIKISYISFQTLAIVKSIPLKAINAFELNNNTPIAANKYLCFVKKENGKVVLEKTQAGNFFMPQNLKNLNLSKENTPFYVLDVVN from the coding sequence ATGCTTGGTGTCTATGAAAATGATGAAATATTAGAAATGATTGAGAGTGATTTGAAAGTTAGTGAGATTTTGCCAAAAATTATACAAGATCTACTTTCAAAATATGATTTTGAAGAGCTTATTTATGTGCATGGACCAGGGTCATATATGGGGATAAAAATTTCTTATATTTCTTTTCAAACTTTAGCTATAGTTAAAAGTATTCCTTTAAAAGCTATTAATGCTTTTGAGTTGAATAATAATACTCCCATAGCTGCTAATAAATACTTATGCTTTGTAAAAAAAGAAAATGGTAAAGTTGTTTTAGAAAAAACACAAGCGGGGAATTTTTTTATGCCTCAAAATTTAAAAAATTTAAATTTGAGTAAAGAAAATACACCTTTTTATGTTTTAGATGTAGTTAATTAA
- the thrB gene encoding homoserine kinase, whose translation MKILVPATSANLGPGFDCLGLSLKYFNQTIVEKSNFFSISIHGEGENNIYLKKNNTFVNIFYEIYQRLIGRKDSFRFIFQNNIPLARGMGSSSAVIVGAIACAYALSGFKVNRNIILNEALKYENHPDNIAPATLGGFVCALTCNNEVLAIKKEIDKNLQAIITIPNVAMNTQKSREVLAKRINLEDGVFNLCHASFLTACFLEKKYDLLKYASLDKLHQNQRMKLLPELFEVQKLALDNNALMSTLSGSGSSFFTLAYKDDAKKIKEKIKNKFVKFRIELLDFDDEGFKIC comes from the coding sequence ATGAAAATTTTAGTTCCTGCTACAAGTGCAAATTTAGGTCCTGGTTTTGATTGCTTGGGATTAAGTTTAAAATATTTTAATCAAACAATAGTAGAAAAATCTAATTTTTTTAGCATTAGTATTCATGGTGAAGGCGAAAATAATATCTACCTGAAAAAAAATAATACTTTTGTAAATATTTTTTATGAAATTTATCAAAGACTTATTGGAAGAAAAGATAGCTTTCGTTTTATCTTTCAAAATAATATTCCATTAGCAAGAGGTATGGGAAGTTCTTCTGCTGTAATAGTTGGAGCTATTGCCTGTGCTTATGCATTAAGTGGATTTAAGGTAAATAGAAATATCATTTTAAATGAGGCTTTAAAATATGAAAATCATCCAGATAACATAGCTCCAGCAACTCTTGGTGGATTTGTATGTGCATTAACTTGTAACAATGAAGTTTTAGCTATAAAAAAAGAAATTGATAAAAATTTACAAGCTATTATAACCATTCCCAATGTAGCAATGAATACACAAAAATCAAGGGAGGTTTTAGCCAAAAGAATCAACCTAGAAGATGGAGTTTTTAATCTTTGTCATGCTTCGTTTTTAACAGCGTGTTTTTTAGAAAAAAAATATGACTTGCTAAAATATGCGAGTTTAGATAAATTACACCAAAACCAAAGAATGAAACTTTTACCCGAGCTTTTTGAGGTACAAAAACTAGCTTTAGATAATAATGCTCTTATGAGTACGCTTTCAGGTTCAGGTTCGAGTTTTTTTACTTTAGCTTATAAAGATGATGCAAAAAAAATCAAAGAAAAAATAAAAAATAAATTTGTTAAATTTAGGATTGAGCTTTTAGATTTTGATGATGAAGGCTTTAAAATTTGCTAA
- a CDS encoding putative nucleic-acid-binding protein — protein sequence MKNHIPIRMCIVCKGRYEKQSLHQFQIKNSQIITKVKFGRSLYICNLCFENDEKTLQKAFKRACKGNFHGSINQQDLKEMFFYGRCKN from the coding sequence TTGAAAAATCATATACCCATTAGAATGTGCATTGTTTGTAAAGGTCGTTATGAAAAGCAAAGTTTGCATCAATTTCAAATAAAAAATTCTCAAATTATCACAAAAGTGAAGTTTGGTAGAAGTTTATATATTTGTAATTTATGTTTTGAAAATGACGAAAAGACATTGCAAAAAGCTTTTAAAAGAGCTTGCAAAGGCAATTTTCATGGCAGTATTAATCAGCAGGATTTAAAGGAGATGTTTTTTTATGGCAGATGTAAAAATTAG
- the infB gene encoding translation initiation factor IF-2: MADVKISEIAQELGYTSKEIIEKANEIGLEDIKSPNKKVSSEIAEAIYQYVQSGEILDVVKKIAKPKKESVTKKNTNKKEEKKIVTKKETKATTKSIRDKKEEKKLENSIKETFLEETREDIKLDEKLGSSINLAKRRGLVIVKKKKEESREITIEKEEKSNTQVTQGLSLSMIFSNSDSEENLKRKKKEKKNHPVASKKENTTKMDLLGDKDFAEISLEDDDMVVLPDFSVKENKPIQATNKKQPNILKQSLNNSINPFGEGGIQRRNRKKPPKKIEKKENETITSVSIPKEIRVYEFAEKLGKNTGEVISKLFMLGMMTTKNDFLDEDAIEILAAEFGVEINIIDEADEFDYVKDYDENQTEENLSQRAPVITIMGHVDHGKTSLLDYIRKSRIASGEAGGITQHVGAYMVEKNGRKITFIDTPGHEAFTAMRARGASITDIVIIVVAADDGVKPQTKEAINHAKAANVPIIIAINKMDKENANPDMVKTQLAEMDIMPVEWGGSYEFVPVSAKKGDGIEDLLEIVLLQADILELKANPKAHAKASIIESSVQKGRGPVATIIVQNGTLRVGNTVVAGEAYGKVRAMSDDQGKALKEIGPGECGVIIGLSEVADAGETLIAVDSDKQAREYANKRHEYNRQKELSKSTKVSIDELGAKIKEGNLKALPVILKADVQGSLEAIKASLEKLKNDEIKVNIIHSGVGGITQSDIELASASENSIVLGFNIRPTGEIKERAKDKGVEIKTYNVIYNLLDDVKALLGGMMSPIISEEQLGQAEIRQVINVPKLGQIAGCMVTEGTINRGAKIRLIREGVVVFEGNVSSLKRFKDDVREVAKGYECGVGIEGCNDMRVGDYIESYKEVEEQVSL, translated from the coding sequence ATGGCAGATGTAAAAATTAGTGAAATTGCTCAAGAGCTAGGATATACTAGTAAAGAAATTATAGAAAAGGCCAATGAAATAGGCTTAGAAGATATAAAATCCCCTAATAAAAAAGTATCTTCTGAAATTGCTGAAGCAATTTATCAATATGTACAATCAGGTGAAATTTTAGATGTAGTAAAAAAAATTGCAAAACCAAAAAAAGAAAGTGTAACTAAAAAAAATACAAATAAAAAAGAAGAAAAGAAAATTGTAACCAAGAAAGAAACAAAAGCTACTACAAAATCAATACGAGATAAAAAAGAAGAAAAAAAACTTGAAAATTCTATTAAAGAAACATTTTTAGAAGAAACAAGAGAAGATATTAAACTTGATGAAAAACTAGGTTCTAGCATAAATTTAGCTAAAAGAAGAGGTTTGGTTATCGTAAAAAAGAAAAAGGAAGAAAGTAGAGAAATTACAATAGAAAAAGAAGAAAAATCCAATACACAAGTTACTCAAGGCTTGAGTCTTAGCATGATTTTTTCCAACTCTGATTCTGAAGAGAATTTAAAAAGAAAGAAAAAAGAAAAGAAAAATCATCCGGTTGCAAGTAAAAAAGAAAATACTACCAAAATGGATCTTTTAGGAGATAAAGATTTTGCTGAAATTTCATTAGAAGATGATGATATGGTAGTTTTGCCTGATTTTAGTGTAAAAGAAAATAAACCAATTCAAGCGACAAATAAAAAACAACCAAATATTTTAAAACAATCTTTAAATAATTCTATTAATCCTTTTGGTGAAGGTGGTATACAAAGAAGAAATAGAAAAAAACCACCTAAAAAAATAGAAAAAAAAGAAAATGAAACCATTACAAGTGTAAGTATACCTAAAGAAATTCGTGTGTATGAATTTGCTGAAAAACTTGGTAAAAATACAGGCGAGGTTATTTCAAAGCTTTTTATGCTTGGCATGATGACGACTAAAAATGACTTTTTAGATGAGGATGCTATAGAAATTCTTGCTGCAGAATTTGGCGTGGAGATTAATATCATTGATGAAGCTGATGAGTTTGATTATGTAAAAGATTATGATGAAAATCAAACAGAAGAAAATTTAAGCCAAAGAGCTCCAGTTATCACTATCATGGGGCATGTGGATCATGGTAAGACTTCTTTGCTTGATTATATAAGAAAATCACGCATTGCAAGTGGCGAAGCAGGCGGGATCACTCAGCATGTGGGCGCTTACATGGTAGAAAAAAATGGCAGAAAAATAACTTTTATAGATACTCCAGGCCACGAAGCATTTACTGCTATGCGTGCAAGAGGAGCTAGTATAACTGATATTGTTATTATTGTAGTGGCTGCAGACGATGGAGTAAAACCTCAAACTAAAGAAGCGATTAATCATGCAAAAGCAGCTAATGTACCTATCATTATAGCAATCAATAAAATGGATAAAGAAAACGCAAATCCTGATATGGTAAAAACTCAACTAGCAGAAATGGATATAATGCCAGTAGAGTGGGGTGGATCTTATGAATTTGTGCCAGTTTCGGCTAAAAAAGGTGATGGTATAGAGGATTTACTTGAAATTGTATTATTACAAGCTGATATTTTAGAGCTTAAAGCAAATCCAAAAGCACATGCAAAAGCAAGTATTATAGAATCTTCAGTGCAAAAAGGTAGAGGTCCTGTGGCTACTATCATCGTACAAAATGGTACTTTAAGAGTAGGAAATACTGTCGTAGCAGGGGAAGCTTATGGTAAAGTGCGTGCTATGAGTGATGATCAAGGTAAAGCTTTAAAAGAAATAGGCCCAGGTGAGTGTGGTGTGATCATAGGTCTTAGTGAAGTAGCTGATGCGGGAGAAACTTTAATAGCTGTAGATAGTGATAAGCAAGCAAGAGAATACGCTAATAAACGCCATGAATACAACCGCCAAAAAGAATTAAGTAAATCCACTAAAGTAAGTATAGATGAGCTTGGTGCAAAAATTAAAGAAGGCAATTTAAAAGCCCTACCTGTGATCTTAAAAGCAGATGTGCAAGGTTCACTTGAAGCGATTAAGGCTAGTTTGGAAAAACTTAAAAACGATGAGATTAAAGTTAATATCATCCATAGTGGGGTAGGTGGGATTACTCAAAGTGATATAGAGCTTGCAAGTGCTAGTGAAAACTCTATCGTTTTAGGCTTTAATATACGCCCAACCGGTGAAATCAAAGAGCGCGCTAAAGATAAAGGCGTAGAGATAAAAACTTATAATGTTATTTACAATTTGCTTGATGATGTAAAAGCCTTACTAGGTGGTATGATGAGTCCTATCATCTCTGAAGAACAACTCGGTCAAGCTGAAATTCGCCAAGTGATCAATGTGCCAAAACTAGGACAAATCGCAGGTTGTATGGTAACAGAAGGAACTATAAATCGTGGTGCGAAAATCAGGCTCATTAGAGAAGGGGTTGTGGTATTTGAAGGCAATGTAAGCTCACTTAAACGCTTTAAAGATGATGTAAGAGAAGTTGCAAAAGGCTATGAATGCGGTGTTGGCATAGAAGGTTGTAACGATATGAGAGTGGGTGATTATATAGAAAGTTATAAAGAAGTTGAGGAACAAGTAAGCCTATGA
- the rbfA gene encoding 30S ribosome-binding factor RbfA produces MNPAEIKKLRTESILKELIPEALANLDNEALKNLCVVDVECKKGRYDAFVYLDKMFFNTQEQEIILNQLKKAARALQNYCMSEQGWYRCPKFHFKFDDRLEYQNHMDALFEKIKKERNES; encoded by the coding sequence ATGAACCCAGCTGAAATCAAAAAGCTACGTACGGAAAGTATTTTAAAAGAGCTTATACCAGAAGCTTTAGCAAATTTAGACAATGAAGCTTTAAAAAACTTGTGCGTGGTGGATGTAGAGTGCAAAAAAGGCAGATATGATGCTTTTGTGTATTTAGATAAAATGTTTTTTAACACTCAAGAGCAAGAAATCATACTTAATCAACTCAAAAAAGCCGCCCGTGCTTTGCAAAATTATTGTATGAGTGAGCAAGGATGGTATAGATGTCCGAAATTTCATTTTAAATTTGATGATAGATTAGAGTATCAAAACCATATGGATGCACTTTTTGAAAAGATAAAAAAGGAAAGAAATGAATCTTGA
- the rimP gene encoding ribosome maturation factor RimP codes for MNLEALCKEAGLSFYDDELTSENGRKIYRIYVQKEGGVNLDDCARFSEILSPIFDVEPPVGGEYFLEVSSCGLERKLSKIEHFAKSINELVKITTSEKEKIEAKIIAVDDENITLENLETQEKTTINFSDIRKAKTFIQW; via the coding sequence ATGAATCTTGAAGCTTTGTGTAAAGAAGCAGGGCTTAGCTTTTATGATGATGAGCTAACAAGTGAAAATGGTAGAAAGATTTATAGAATTTATGTGCAAAAAGAAGGTGGGGTAAATCTTGATGATTGTGCTAGGTTTAGTGAGATTTTATCGCCTATTTTTGATGTAGAGCCACCTGTGGGCGGGGAGTATTTTTTAGAAGTATCAAGCTGTGGGCTTGAAAGAAAACTTAGTAAAATTGAGCATTTTGCAAAAAGCATTAATGAGCTTGTAAAAATCACAACTAGTGAAAAAGAAAAAATCGAGGCAAAAATCATCGCTGTAGATGATGAAAATATCACTTTAGAAAATTTAGAAACTCAAGAAAAAACTACTATAAATTTTAGCGACATAAGAAAAGCTAAAACCTTCATACAATGGTAA
- a CDS encoding DUF262 domain-containing protein, with amino-acid sequence MEFKPKKEYICKLLSDEGVKFVIPEYQRPYRWDIDECETLWNDVLEVFGDGESINEYFLGSIVAYQNNNNELEIIDGQQRITTFTLFFRAFYEHFQSEQANVKISYLEGFGKCVWEYDLDSGLDYNKSHLSSRVITDRDNVILNELLRKEINLEDLQKSISKYSKNFIFFYNKLLEFKINRPLQWEILCKMFLSKILFMLIVVCDSQESAMTIFNTLNSRGLPLSNADILKGYIYKRVSQKNEFASEWKELEAKIDESDNIKNLDFLFLQFMHVIRAENEDFDTTTHSVLNFFTKSDKKVYYGAIDNWLYKDNTMYFIKCLANFWDKPENYLSDLSNKYMKILNLFQNDSWKAFVSCLVWRNKDNIDDKDKFSEEFDKYLPILIQYITLPFLNGNASINVIKDIVFKMNVKLKKNESFPAKQNMPSFENFIEISKNFDSRKAKYILFLYAYIYDNFEQNIDSASLEVEHILPKQWQNANFNDWCEQTHMEYLENIGNKILLTKKSNIKCNDNFFAKKQIEYASVNNKNLKEILDLSKRVKNNWTKEDVNERAKAIYSKIVEFLK; translated from the coding sequence ATGGAATTTAAGCCAAAAAAAGAATATATATGTAAATTGTTAAGCGATGAGGGGGTTAAATTTGTAATTCCAGAATATCAAAGACCATACAGATGGGATATAGATGAATGCGAAACTCTTTGGAATGATGTTTTGGAGGTATTTGGTGATGGCGAAAGTATTAATGAATATTTTTTAGGATCTATCGTTGCTTATCAAAATAATAATAATGAGCTTGAGATTATAGATGGACAGCAGAGAATTACTACTTTTACACTGTTTTTTAGAGCATTTTATGAGCATTTTCAATCTGAACAAGCTAATGTAAAAATAAGTTATTTGGAAGGTTTTGGTAAATGTGTTTGGGAGTATGATTTAGACAGTGGTTTGGATTATAACAAAAGTCATTTAAGTAGCAGAGTGATTACAGACCGTGATAATGTTATACTAAATGAATTATTAAGAAAAGAGATTAATCTTGAGGATTTACAAAAATCAATCTCAAAATATTCCAAGAATTTTATTTTCTTTTATAATAAATTGCTGGAATTTAAGATAAACAGACCTTTGCAATGGGAAATACTATGTAAAATGTTTTTATCAAAAATACTTTTTATGTTAATTGTGGTATGCGATAGTCAAGAATCTGCTATGACTATATTCAATACTCTAAATTCAAGAGGATTGCCACTATCTAATGCTGATATTTTAAAAGGATATATTTATAAAAGAGTATCACAAAAAAACGAGTTTGCAAGTGAGTGGAAAGAATTAGAAGCAAAAATTGATGAAAGTGATAATATAAAAAATCTAGATTTCTTATTTTTACAATTTATGCATGTAATTCGTGCTGAAAACGAAGATTTTGATACAACAACCCATAGTGTATTAAATTTCTTTACAAAGTCAGATAAAAAAGTATATTATGGTGCAATTGATAATTGGCTTTATAAAGATAATACAATGTATTTTATAAAGTGTCTAGCAAATTTTTGGGATAAGCCTGAAAATTATTTAAGTGATTTATCAAACAAATATATGAAAATTTTAAATTTATTTCAAAATGATTCATGGAAAGCATTTGTTAGTTGCTTGGTTTGGAGAAATAAAGATAATATAGACGACAAAGATAAATTTAGTGAAGAATTTGATAAATATTTACCGATATTAATTCAGTATATTACATTGCCATTTTTAAATGGAAATGCATCAATCAACGTGATTAAAGATATTGTATTTAAAATGAATGTAAAACTTAAAAAGAATGAGAGTTTTCCAGCAAAGCAAAACATGCCTAGCTTTGAAAATTTTATAGAAATAAGTAAAAATTTTGATTCCAGAAAAGCTAAATATATTTTATTTTTATACGCTTATATTTATGATAATTTTGAGCAAAATATAGATTCTGCTTCTTTAGAGGTGGAACATATTTTACCGAAGCAATGGCAAAATGCTAACTTTAATGATTGGTGCGAGCAAACTCACATGGAATATTTAGAAAATATAGGAAATAAAATTTTATTAACAAAAAAAAGCAATATTAAATGTAATGATAATTTTTTTGCTAAAAAACAGATAGAGTATGCTAGTGTTAACAATAAAAATCTAAAAGAAATTTTGGATTTATCAAAACGTGTGAAAAATAATTGGACTAAAGAAGATGTTAATGAAAGGGCAAAAGCGATTTATTCTAAAATTGTAGAATTTTTAAAATAA